The Sulfitobacter guttiformis genome contains a region encoding:
- a CDS encoding lysozyme family protein: MPFFLLLVLIVQIALFAFSVPTAHAEAVRGSLFVLSKTSDVVSASAAFKGRAAGSMFEKRPAHVPALATRVPGHIQGRGIELIRALIQEAESRRDGYDAVQHGARIKPRKRPTQMTLAEIFQWIEATPNQPHAIGRYQFIPSTLRRVVTEVGAKPSQRFTAALQDRLADVLLMEAGLNRFQAGALDRKGFMNNLAKIWAGLPNSTGKSHYDGYAGNKASVSWARFDAVMTRVAPEL; the protein is encoded by the coding sequence ATGCCATTCTTTTTGTTGCTTGTTTTAATAGTCCAGATTGCTCTGTTCGCCTTTTCGGTTCCAACCGCCCATGCCGAGGCAGTACGAGGCAGTCTGTTTGTTCTGTCCAAGACCAGCGATGTCGTTTCAGCCTCTGCCGCGTTCAAAGGCAGGGCCGCCGGCAGCATGTTTGAAAAGCGCCCTGCCCATGTGCCTGCCCTCGCTACCCGCGTACCCGGCCACATTCAGGGCCGCGGGATCGAGTTGATCCGCGCCCTTATACAAGAGGCGGAGTCGCGGCGCGACGGTTATGATGCGGTACAACACGGCGCAAGGATCAAGCCACGCAAGCGGCCTACCCAGATGACCCTTGCAGAGATATTCCAGTGGATCGAAGCAACCCCGAACCAGCCTCACGCGATCGGTCGCTACCAGTTTATTCCCAGCACATTGCGGCGGGTGGTGACTGAGGTTGGGGCAAAACCGTCACAGCGCTTTACCGCTGCTCTGCAGGATAGGCTAGCCGATGTCCTGTTGATGGAAGCCGGCTTGAACCGGTTTCAGGCAGGTGCCCTTGATCGCAAGGGATTTATGAATAATCTCGCCAAAATCTGGGCCGGTTTGCCAAATTCCACGGGAAAGTCGCATTATGACGGTTATGCGGGAAACAAGGCGTCGGTAAGTTGGGCGCGGTTTGATGCTGTGATGACACGTGTTGCTCCAGAGCTTTGA
- a CDS encoding cation:proton antiporter, producing the protein MTFLQITSLLIVLAGGFGAINHLFLKLPSAIGILVVSLLASFVLLGIDLLFPELGIADTVRGIVTGIDFSEALLEGMLGLLLFAGALHVKIRDLRAQWRVVFLMATLGIALSTVIVGAGFSWLTGMPLLVGLVFGALISPTDPVAVMGVLRQADLPKALETKIAGESLFNDGVGYVVFLVLVGLAFPDLDSHGPAGNAFTAAVILFFQEAVGGAVLGLVLGWLTFRVMRRIDDYPLEVLLTLGLAFGGYELAVWLHVSAPIMAVCAGLLIGDVGKSKGMSAQTQTYVAGFWELIDEILNAVLFLLIGFEVFAIAFDGDVLLTAVAAIALALFARFVAVAVPISVLRPFRNFNAGVVPIMTWGGLKGGISVALALSLPEGEWKPLILTCTYVIVIFSIIVQGLTVARLAKRVRRTPDAH; encoded by the coding sequence ATGACATTTTTACAAATCACCTCCCTGCTTATCGTTCTTGCGGGAGGTTTCGGTGCGATCAACCATCTGTTTCTCAAGCTCCCATCGGCAATCGGAATTTTGGTGGTGTCGCTGCTGGCTTCTTTTGTTCTGCTGGGCATTGATCTTCTGTTTCCGGAACTGGGCATTGCCGACACTGTGCGCGGTATTGTTACCGGAATTGATTTCTCAGAAGCGCTTTTGGAAGGAATGCTCGGCCTGTTGCTTTTCGCGGGTGCATTGCACGTCAAGATCAGGGATTTACGGGCACAATGGCGCGTGGTGTTTCTGATGGCAACGCTAGGCATCGCCTTGTCTACTGTGATTGTCGGAGCGGGTTTTTCATGGCTCACCGGTATGCCGTTATTGGTGGGGCTGGTGTTCGGGGCCTTGATATCGCCGACAGATCCTGTTGCCGTGATGGGGGTGCTGCGCCAAGCGGACCTGCCCAAAGCCCTCGAGACCAAGATTGCGGGCGAAAGCTTGTTTAACGATGGTGTGGGATATGTTGTTTTTCTGGTACTTGTCGGTCTCGCCTTTCCGGATCTGGACAGCCACGGCCCTGCGGGCAACGCGTTCACCGCTGCAGTGATTCTGTTTTTTCAGGAGGCGGTTGGCGGTGCCGTGCTGGGTCTTGTCCTTGGCTGGCTCACGTTTCGGGTGATGCGGCGGATCGACGATTACCCGCTTGAGGTGTTGCTGACGCTTGGCCTTGCCTTCGGAGGATATGAGTTAGCGGTCTGGTTGCATGTGTCTGCCCCCATTATGGCGGTTTGCGCAGGTCTGCTGATCGGTGATGTCGGCAAATCCAAGGGCATGTCCGCGCAAACGCAAACCTATGTTGCAGGGTTTTGGGAGCTGATCGACGAGATCCTGAATGCCGTCTTGTTCCTGCTCATCGGTTTCGAGGTGTTCGCCATCGCATTCGACGGTGACGTTCTCCTGACAGCTGTCGCAGCGATTGCGCTGGCATTGTTCGCACGCTTCGTGGCCGTGGCGGTGCCAATTTCTGTTCTACGGCCTTTCCGAAACTTTAATGCAGGCGTTGTCCCGATCATGACATGGGGCGGCCTGAAGGGCGGCATATCGGTGGCACTTGCGCTCTCCCTGCCCGAGGGCGAGTGGAAGCCATTAATCCTGACCTGCACCTATGTAATTGTCATCTTTTCGATCATCGTCCAAGGATTAACCGTGGCGCGTTTGGCCAAACGCGTGCGGCGCACCCCCGACGCGCATTAA
- a CDS encoding DUF2855 family protein → MQRLLTNHKTITETRIEDVAAADCSVGQARLKLESFALTANNVTYAASGFAIGYWNFFPTGIEGYGLVPVWGTAVVSESNSPDIAVGTRLYGFYPLAEELVIEVQADGYGGFVDASAHRAKLPAVYNRYTPVRQSGPSQDHMRALLQPLLATSYLLFDWLTDNDRFGAEQIIIGSASSKTGLGLCKYLAEPKDRDYKIIGLTSDKNRSFVEDLGACDLVLTYDEIGQLPLAASVYVDMSGNAGVKAQVHSTLGAHLKHSAAVGISHWDQFAPQTVVEGVKPQFFFAPAQIAKRRDEWGPGVIEKQITQAWKRLADDAGTWLDVKVHDGLGQAASIYGTLADGSANPRHGHIISL, encoded by the coding sequence ATGCAACGCCTTTTGACGAACCATAAAACTATTACCGAAACCCGCATAGAGGACGTGGCCGCAGCCGATTGCAGCGTCGGACAAGCCCGCCTCAAGCTCGAGAGTTTTGCGCTGACCGCCAATAACGTGACCTATGCCGCATCCGGTTTCGCCATTGGCTACTGGAACTTTTTTCCAACAGGGATAGAGGGTTACGGTCTGGTGCCGGTTTGGGGTACCGCGGTTGTGAGCGAAAGCAATAGCCCGGATATTGCCGTAGGCACACGCCTCTACGGCTTTTATCCGCTGGCGGAGGAGCTGGTAATCGAGGTGCAGGCGGACGGTTACGGCGGTTTTGTCGACGCAAGTGCCCACCGCGCAAAGCTGCCCGCCGTCTATAACCGTTATACGCCGGTCCGGCAGAGCGGGCCATCGCAAGACCACATGCGCGCACTACTGCAGCCGCTTCTGGCGACCTCCTATCTGTTGTTTGACTGGCTGACGGACAATGACCGCTTTGGTGCGGAGCAGATCATTATCGGTAGTGCCTCTTCAAAAACCGGCCTCGGGTTGTGCAAATATCTGGCCGAACCTAAGGACCGGGATTATAAGATCATCGGCCTCACGTCAGATAAAAACCGCAGCTTTGTCGAGGACCTCGGAGCGTGTGATCTCGTCTTGACGTATGACGAGATCGGACAGCTGCCACTGGCCGCGTCGGTGTATGTGGATATGTCAGGCAATGCAGGGGTCAAAGCGCAGGTGCACAGCACTTTGGGTGCGCACCTAAAACACTCCGCCGCTGTCGGCATCAGTCATTGGGACCAGTTCGCACCACAAACCGTGGTTGAAGGCGTCAAGCCACAGTTTTTCTTTGCGCCCGCCCAGATCGCCAAACGGCGCGATGAGTGGGGTCCTGGCGTAATTGAAAAGCAGATCACCCAAGCATGGAAGCGTCTGGCTGACGATGCAGGTACATGGCTCGATGTGAAGGTACACGACGGGTTAGGGCAGGCGGCATCGATATATGGCACACTAGCCGACGGCAGCGCAAACCCGCGCCATGGCCACATTATCAGCCTTTAG
- the pgl gene encoding 6-phosphogluconolactonase: MKLVEYTTSSEMMPQVAKALATELEQALKVREKICFAVPGGSTPGPVFDTLSTAEIDWARVNIILTDERWVPESDAQSNAALIRKRLLVNNAAAASFAPFFIEDTEIATAAALRSAQLSQLLPVDVLLLGMGADMHTASLFPGAQGLDAALATDAPMLLAVSVEGQQIRRLTLTAPVLRNAGSTHVLITGAEKRAAVARAATLPEAQAPIRTVLDTATLHWSAQ, encoded by the coding sequence ATGAAACTGGTAGAATATACTACGTCATCCGAAATGATGCCACAGGTTGCCAAAGCTCTTGCCACCGAGCTTGAGCAAGCACTCAAAGTTCGTGAGAAAATATGCTTTGCCGTGCCCGGTGGCTCTACCCCCGGCCCAGTGTTTGACACGCTCAGCACAGCGGAGATTGACTGGGCGCGCGTCAATATCATTCTCACGGACGAACGGTGGGTGCCGGAGAGCGATGCACAATCAAACGCGGCCCTGATCCGCAAGCGCCTGTTGGTAAACAATGCAGCAGCGGCATCGTTTGCCCCCTTTTTTATCGAAGACACAGAAATTGCGACAGCTGCCGCATTGCGTTCTGCGCAGCTGTCGCAGCTTTTGCCGGTCGATGTTTTGTTGTTGGGCATGGGGGCGGATATGCATACGGCATCGCTGTTTCCGGGGGCACAGGGGCTCGATGCCGCGCTGGCAACGGATGCGCCTATGCTGCTTGCCGTCTCTGTAGAGGGGCAGCAAATACGGCGGCTTACCCTTACCGCGCCCGTTTTGCGCAACGCAGGGAGTACCCATGTGCTGATCACCGGCGCCGAAAAGCGCGCCGCTGTCGCCCGCGCCGCAACATTGCCCGAAGCGCAGGCGCCTATCCGAACCGTTCTGGATACCGCGACCCTGCATTGGAGTGCGCAATGA
- the pgi gene encoding glucose-6-phosphate isomerase — MTHWTALHEQYSRVKNRSIPKLFENSARAEQFSARVGDMYFDFSKTNIDAETLQTLLALARDSGVQAKREAMFEGARINETEDRAVLHTALRNLDGGPVMVDGVDVMPAVHNTLAAMRRFATRVREGAYTDVVNIGIGGSDLGPAMTVCALAPYHDGPRCHFVSNIDGADIADKLRGLDAKTTLVIVASKTFTTIETMTNARTAKAWMTDHGGDPRVQFVALSTSPEKTAGFGIDPAQVFGFEDWVGGRYSVWGPIGLSLMIAIGPKAFDAFLRGAAAMDLHFRAASLEENLPVLLALVGIWHNQICGYTTRAVLPYDERLALLPNYLQQLEMESNGKGVLRSGADSPRNTGPVVWGAAGTNGQHAFYQLIHQGTRVVPCEFLLAANGHEAELVHHHQLLIANCLAQSKALMLGRSVEQARIIAAAKGFEGDDLERQARHRVFPGNRPSTTLLYPLLDPFTLGQIIALYEHRVFVEGIILDIISFDQWGVELGKELASTLQPVVDGSQSCANEDPSTAALIDFIHRHRD; from the coding sequence ATGACCCATTGGACCGCCCTGCACGAGCAATACAGCCGGGTAAAAAACCGTTCCATACCGAAACTTTTTGAGAATTCCGCGCGGGCAGAGCAGTTTAGCGCTCGGGTGGGTGACATGTATTTCGACTTCTCGAAGACCAATATTGATGCCGAAACGCTTCAGACCCTTCTGGCGCTTGCCCGCGACAGCGGTGTGCAAGCGAAACGCGAGGCAATGTTCGAAGGAGCGCGCATAAACGAGACCGAAGACCGCGCGGTACTGCACACCGCATTGCGCAATCTCGACGGTGGGCCTGTCATGGTGGACGGCGTGGATGTTATGCCGGCCGTGCATAACACACTGGCCGCTATGCGCCGCTTTGCTACCCGCGTGCGCGAAGGGGCCTATACAGATGTTGTAAATATCGGCATCGGCGGTTCCGATCTGGGGCCCGCGATGACGGTCTGTGCGCTCGCGCCCTATCATGACGGGCCGCGCTGTCATTTCGTTTCCAATATCGACGGTGCCGACATTGCGGATAAGTTGCGCGGACTGGATGCCAAAACCACACTGGTAATTGTCGCCTCCAAAACATTTACCACAATCGAGACGATGACAAATGCCCGAACGGCAAAGGCATGGATGACCGACCATGGCGGTGATCCGAGGGTGCAGTTCGTAGCGCTTAGCACCAGTCCTGAGAAAACCGCAGGGTTTGGCATTGATCCGGCACAAGTGTTCGGCTTTGAGGACTGGGTCGGCGGGCGCTATTCCGTCTGGGGGCCGATAGGCCTGTCTTTGATGATTGCCATTGGCCCCAAGGCATTTGATGCTTTCCTGCGCGGGGCCGCTGCAATGGATTTGCATTTTCGCGCGGCCTCGCTCGAGGAAAATCTGCCGGTGTTGCTGGCGTTGGTCGGCATCTGGCATAACCAGATTTGCGGGTACACGACCCGTGCCGTTCTCCCCTATGACGAGCGGTTGGCACTGCTGCCGAACTATCTCCAACAGCTCGAAATGGAATCGAATGGAAAGGGTGTGCTGCGCAGCGGCGCGGACAGTCCGCGCAACACCGGCCCCGTTGTCTGGGGGGCAGCAGGCACCAACGGACAGCACGCATTCTACCAGTTGATCCATCAAGGCACACGGGTCGTGCCTTGCGAATTCCTTCTGGCGGCCAATGGACACGAGGCGGAACTTGTCCACCATCACCAGCTGTTGATCGCCAATTGCCTTGCCCAGTCAAAAGCACTGATGTTGGGCAGATCAGTGGAGCAGGCACGTATAATCGCTGCGGCCAAAGGGTTCGAGGGAGACGACCTCGAACGTCAGGCCCGACACCGCGTCTTCCCCGGAAACCGCCCCTCGACAACGTTGCTTTACCCGTTGCTTGACCCGTTCACGCTGGGCCAGATTATCGCGCTCTACGAGCATCGCGTTTTTGTAGAGGGTATTATTCTCGATATAATCTCGTTCGATCAATGGGGTGTCGAACTGGGCAAAGAGCTGGCAAGTACGCTGCAACCGGTCGTTGACGGGTCCCAAAGCTGCGCAAACGAGGATCCGTCCACCGCCGCCTTGATTGATTTCATCCACCGCCACCGCGACTAA
- a CDS encoding radical SAM protein → MKDIPLANHGKFQDPVLTASGDQRATVALSDPQTLWFNTGTLCNIECANCYIMSSPTNDALVYITTDEVREYLDQLEARKWNVREIAFTGGEPFMNPQMIGITEAALERGYEVLILTNAMLPMMRKKMREGLLHLHAAYPDKLTLRISVDHYRRDLHDAERGKGAFDKTVTGMQWLRDNGFTMAVAGRSVFEHTDADSRAGYAAFYAEHNFNIDAYNPGMTVLFPEMDEAVEVPEITTACWGILDKSPDAVMCASSRMVVKRRGAEKPTVLACTLLPYAPEFELGETLAEAERDVALNHPHCAKFCVLGGASCSA, encoded by the coding sequence ATGAAAGATATTCCTCTGGCCAATCACGGGAAATTTCAAGATCCTGTTTTGACTGCATCCGGCGATCAGCGCGCTACCGTGGCCCTGAGCGATCCACAAACGCTGTGGTTCAACACTGGCACCCTTTGCAATATCGAATGTGCAAATTGCTATATCATGTCGAGCCCGACAAACGATGCGCTGGTCTATATTACAACCGACGAAGTGCGCGAATACCTCGACCAGCTCGAGGCCCGTAAATGGAACGTGCGCGAGATTGCGTTTACCGGCGGCGAGCCGTTCATGAACCCTCAGATGATCGGGATAACCGAGGCCGCCCTCGAGCGGGGCTACGAGGTTCTGATCCTGACCAATGCTATGCTGCCGATGATGCGTAAAAAGATGCGCGAAGGGCTGTTGCACCTTCATGCGGCTTATCCGGACAAGCTTACTTTGCGGATATCCGTCGATCACTACCGCCGCGATCTGCACGATGCGGAGCGTGGAAAAGGTGCGTTCGACAAAACGGTGACCGGCATGCAATGGCTACGCGACAACGGCTTTACCATGGCGGTCGCAGGGCGGTCGGTGTTTGAGCACACAGATGCTGACAGCCGCGCAGGATATGCGGCCTTTTACGCCGAGCACAACTTTAACATTGATGCGTATAACCCAGGAATGACTGTTCTTTTCCCAGAAATGGACGAGGCGGTCGAGGTGCCGGAAATCACCACTGCCTGCTGGGGTATTCTCGACAAGTCGCCCGATGCAGTGATGTGTGCGTCGTCGCGGATGGTGGTCAAGCGGCGCGGCGCGGAAAAGCCGACCGTGCTCGCCTGTACGTTGCTTCCCTACGCGCCGGAGTTCGAACTGGGCGAAACACTGGCAGAGGCCGAGCGCGATGTTGCCCTCAACCACCCTCATTGCGCCAAGTTTTGCGTCTTGGGCGGCGCGAGTTGTTCTGCCTAA
- the gyrA gene encoding DNA gyrase subunit A: MTDTPETPENEDENLPQRAVYDGPTVTIEHEMRTSYLDYAMSVIVSRAIPDLRDGLKPVHRRILYAMYEAGNTHDKAYRKSARAVGDVMGKYHPHGDSAIYDALVRMAQDFSMSLPLLDGQGNFGSMDGDNAAAMRYTEVRMDKPAAYLLADIDKETVNFQDNYDGKDREPTVLPARFPNMLVNGAGGIAVGMATNIPPHNLGEVIDACLALIENPDLTSEELIEYVPGPDFPTGGIMLGRSGARKAYLEGRGSVIVRSKTRIEEIRKDRWAIVIDEIPYQVNKATMIERIAEAARDKKIEGIAHVQDESDRNGVRVVIELKRDATAEVVMNQLFRFTPMQTYFGCNMLALNGGRPETLTLRRFLTCFIDFREEVVARRTAHLLRKARERSHILCGLAVAVTNIDEIVATIRSSADASEAREKLMTRRWPAESILPYIKLIDDPTHTANADGTYNLSEIQARAILELRLQRLTQLGVNEVTTELEELAAKIKEYLEILGSRDRIMSIIRDELAETRDLFAVPRRTQIVDWSGDMEDEDLIEREDMVVTVTSGGYIKRTPLADFRSQRRGGKGVSGMATKEEDVVTTLFVANTHTQLLFFTTDGMVYKLKTWRLPQGSRTSKGKAIVNILPIPVGVSIAAIMPVDRDEKEWDDLQVVFATSAGTVRRNKLSDFTNVMRNGKIAMKFEDEHQGTTLINARIASHDDDVMLVTNSGRAIRFRATDVRVFNSRASVGVRGIKLLGEDRVVSMSIIRHFDAASEERTAYLKMRRAMAGLADDVSEDDEEAAPADPNFSNERYIEMSAAENLILTITSAGAGKLSSSHDYPLRGRGGMGVTAMDKAMRGGEIVASFPVEMDDQIMLATSKGQSIRVPVEGISFRSRSAGGVKVFNTGKNEVVVSVAWIADQGDEAVEDATEASGEAE, from the coding sequence TTGACCGATACGCCGGAAACGCCTGAAAACGAAGACGAAAACCTGCCTCAGCGGGCCGTTTATGACGGACCAACGGTGACGATCGAGCACGAGATGCGCACAAGCTATCTCGACTATGCGATGAGCGTGATCGTAAGCCGTGCAATTCCTGATCTGCGTGACGGCCTCAAGCCGGTGCACCGCCGGATCCTTTATGCGATGTATGAAGCTGGCAACACCCACGACAAAGCCTACCGTAAATCGGCGCGTGCTGTGGGCGATGTGATGGGTAAATACCATCCCCACGGCGATAGTGCGATTTACGATGCACTGGTCAGGATGGCGCAGGATTTCTCGATGTCGCTCCCTCTTCTGGACGGTCAGGGGAATTTTGGCTCCATGGATGGCGATAACGCCGCTGCGATGCGCTACACGGAAGTGCGCATGGATAAGCCTGCTGCGTATCTTCTCGCTGATATCGACAAGGAAACAGTCAATTTTCAAGACAACTATGACGGCAAAGACCGTGAACCCACGGTCCTGCCAGCCCGCTTCCCCAACATGCTGGTTAACGGTGCGGGTGGTATTGCGGTTGGTATGGCCACAAACATCCCGCCACACAACCTTGGCGAAGTTATCGATGCATGCCTTGCATTGATCGAGAACCCCGACCTGACGTCGGAGGAACTGATCGAATACGTTCCCGGCCCCGATTTCCCCACCGGTGGCATTATGCTGGGCCGCTCGGGTGCGCGCAAAGCGTATCTTGAAGGGCGCGGATCGGTTATCGTACGGTCCAAAACCCGCATAGAGGAAATCCGCAAGGACCGCTGGGCCATCGTTATCGACGAGATTCCCTATCAGGTGAACAAGGCTACTATGATCGAACGGATCGCAGAGGCCGCGCGCGACAAGAAAATTGAAGGTATTGCGCATGTTCAGGACGAGAGTGACCGTAATGGTGTTCGCGTCGTCATCGAGCTCAAGCGGGATGCGACAGCCGAAGTTGTAATGAACCAGTTGTTCCGCTTTACCCCGATGCAAACATATTTCGGGTGTAATATGCTCGCGCTCAATGGTGGCCGGCCGGAAACCTTGACCCTGCGCCGCTTCCTGACCTGCTTCATTGATTTCCGTGAGGAAGTTGTTGCACGGCGCACAGCACATCTGCTGCGCAAGGCCCGCGAGCGTAGCCACATCCTGTGCGGTCTGGCCGTTGCGGTTACTAACATCGACGAGATCGTAGCCACCATTCGCTCCTCCGCCGACGCCTCCGAGGCGCGAGAGAAGTTGATGACACGCCGCTGGCCTGCGGAAAGCATCCTGCCCTACATCAAGCTGATCGATGATCCCACACATACGGCCAACGCCGATGGGACATACAATCTGTCGGAAATTCAGGCCCGTGCGATTCTTGAGCTGCGGCTACAACGCTTGACACAGCTTGGCGTTAACGAAGTCACCACCGAGCTTGAAGAACTGGCCGCGAAGATCAAGGAGTACCTTGAAATCCTAGGCTCCCGCGACCGTATCATGAGCATCATCCGCGACGAGCTGGCCGAGACGCGCGACCTGTTCGCCGTGCCACGGCGCACACAGATCGTCGACTGGTCCGGAGATATGGAAGACGAGGATCTGATCGAACGCGAGGATATGGTCGTGACCGTCACCTCCGGCGGTTATATCAAACGCACGCCTTTGGCCGATTTCCGCAGCCAACGCCGCGGCGGCAAGGGTGTGTCTGGTATGGCCACCAAGGAAGAAGATGTAGTCACCACCCTCTTTGTGGCCAACACCCATACGCAGCTGTTGTTCTTTACCACCGACGGCATGGTCTACAAACTCAAGACATGGCGCCTGCCCCAAGGTAGCCGTACCTCCAAGGGCAAGGCGATTGTGAACATCCTGCCAATCCCCGTTGGCGTCTCGATTGCGGCGATCATGCCCGTAGACCGTGACGAAAAGGAATGGGATGATTTGCAGGTTGTGTTCGCCACTTCCGCCGGAACCGTGCGTCGCAACAAACTCAGTGATTTCACCAATGTGATGCGCAACGGCAAGATCGCGATGAAGTTCGAGGACGAGCATCAAGGCACGACTTTGATCAATGCCCGTATTGCAAGCCACGATGACGACGTGATGCTGGTCACAAATTCGGGCCGCGCCATCCGCTTCCGGGCTACTGACGTTCGTGTGTTCAACTCGCGCGCTTCGGTCGGGGTGCGCGGCATCAAGCTGCTGGGCGAAGATCGCGTTGTTTCCATGTCGATCATTCGTCACTTCGATGCCGCTTCCGAAGAGCGGACGGCCTACCTCAAGATGCGCCGCGCTATGGCGGGTCTTGCGGATGATGTGTCCGAGGATGACGAGGAAGCGGCACCCGCCGATCCGAACTTCTCCAATGAGCGCTATATCGAGATGTCAGCCGCGGAAAATCTGATCCTGACCATCACTTCAGCTGGTGCAGGTAAGCTAAGTTCGAGCCATGATTACCCGCTGCGGGGTCGTGGCGGTATGGGGGTCACTGCGATGGACAAAGCCATGCGTGGCGGCGAAATCGTAGCAAGCTTCCCGGTCGAGATGGATGACCAGATCATGCTTGCGACCTCCAAGGGTCAATCGATCCGCGTGCCAGTTGAGGGTATCTCTTTCCGCTCACGCAGTGCGGGTGGCGTCAAGGTTTTCAACACCGGCAAGAACGAGGTTGTGGTATCAGTCGCGTGGATCGCGGATCAGGGTGACGAAGCAGTAGAAGACGCAACAGAAGCGAGCGGCGAGGCTGAATAA
- the zwf gene encoding glucose-6-phosphate dehydrogenase has translation MVSRVIPVDLFDLVIFGGTGDLARRKILPGLFRRFCAGQMPDQARVIGAARSEMDSDGYREMVREAIGEFGGGHTFEPAQLEAFLGQLEYVAIDALGEQGWKELQALMAGTERVEAYYFSVAPSLFGEIAERLQKWGMADDQARIVVEKPFGRDLETARALNKTLATYFNEDQIYRIDHYLGKETVQNLMAVRFGNMLFEPLWNSQYVDHIQITVAETVGVGGRGEYYDKSGAMRDMVQNHLMQLLCLIAMEPPARFSPDAVRDEKLKVIRALEPVLPYHVVRGQYQAEPCNEAKNPGFRTAVGNPRSRTESFIALRTEISNWRWAGTPFYLRTGKRMQARSSEITVVFKDTPHSIFAEDAGRHRNVLSIRLQPNEGITLGVTIKEPGPGGMRLIDVPLDMSYAEAINPDDVEHVDAYERLIMDVIRGNQTLFMRGDEVEAAWAWTDPIIKGWEARNDVPKPYDHGSTGPTDSTELLRREGREWRQVTQ, from the coding sequence ATGGTATCACGCGTCATTCCGGTAGATTTATTTGATCTGGTGATTTTCGGCGGCACAGGCGATCTGGCGCGGCGCAAAATTTTGCCGGGTCTGTTTCGCCGGTTCTGCGCGGGCCAGATGCCAGACCAAGCGCGCGTGATCGGTGCCGCACGCAGCGAGATGGACAGTGACGGTTACCGCGAAATGGTGCGCGAAGCGATTGGTGAATTCGGGGGCGGCCACACATTTGAGCCTGCCCAGCTCGAAGCCTTTCTTGGCCAGCTTGAATACGTAGCGATCGATGCCCTAGGCGAGCAGGGCTGGAAGGAGTTACAAGCCTTGATGGCGGGCACCGAACGGGTCGAGGCCTACTATTTTTCGGTCGCACCCTCGCTCTTTGGCGAGATTGCGGAGCGGCTGCAAAAATGGGGCATGGCCGATGATCAGGCGCGGATCGTCGTCGAAAAGCCTTTTGGCCGCGACCTTGAAACGGCGCGAGCGCTTAACAAAACGCTGGCGACGTATTTCAATGAAGACCAGATTTACCGGATTGATCACTATCTAGGCAAAGAGACCGTGCAAAACCTCATGGCGGTGAGATTCGGCAATATGCTGTTCGAGCCGCTGTGGAACAGTCAGTATGTCGATCACATCCAGATCACTGTCGCCGAAACAGTGGGCGTGGGTGGCCGCGGCGAGTACTACGATAAGTCAGGGGCGATGCGCGATATGGTGCAAAACCACCTTATGCAACTGTTGTGCCTCATCGCGATGGAGCCCCCTGCACGGTTTTCCCCCGATGCGGTCCGTGACGAAAAACTTAAGGTCATTCGAGCGCTCGAACCGGTGCTGCCTTATCACGTTGTTCGCGGTCAGTATCAGGCCGAACCCTGCAACGAGGCGAAAAACCCCGGTTTTCGAACAGCTGTGGGAAATCCGCGCTCCCGCACTGAAAGTTTCATCGCCTTGCGCACCGAGATCAGCAATTGGCGTTGGGCCGGCACGCCGTTCTACTTGCGCACAGGCAAGCGCATGCAGGCACGTTCCTCGGAAATCACGGTAGTGTTCAAGGACACTCCGCACAGCATCTTCGCCGAAGATGCCGGACGACACCGCAATGTTCTGTCGATCCGCCTACAGCCCAACGAGGGCATCACTTTGGGCGTGACAATCAAGGAGCCGGGACCGGGCGGGATGCGCCTGATTGATGTGCCGCTGGATATGTCTTATGCGGAGGCAATTAACCCCGACGATGTCGAGCATGTAGACGCCTACGAGCGGCTGATTATGGATGTGATACGTGGCAACCAGACCCTATTCATGCGCGGCGACGAAGTGGAGGCCGCATGGGCATGGACCGATCCGATCATCAAGGGCTGGGAGGCACGAAATGATGTACCAAAGCCCTATGATCACGGCAGCACCGGCCCCACCGATTCAACCGAGCTTTTGCGTCGCGAGGGACGGGAGTGGCGGCAGGTGACCCAATGA